The Verrucomicrobiia bacterium genome has a window encoding:
- the coaE gene encoding dephospho-CoA kinase (Dephospho-CoA kinase (CoaE) performs the final step in coenzyme A biosynthesis.), protein MILLGVTGGIGMGKSVSLGILEGLGVPCVDTDAVARSCTAPGSDGLAAVVAAFGRGVLDESGSLRRSRLAEIVFGDAGARERLEAILHPRIGAVWRSQVATWRRDGCSRAAVIIPLLFEKGYEAEFSSVVCLACTGTSQQRRLEQRGWTPPQIASRNAAQWPVVEKMKRARFVVWTEGSLDCHRKQWERILDRDAASISGFPA, encoded by the coding sequence GATCCTCCTTGGCGTCACCGGGGGCATTGGGATGGGCAAGTCGGTTTCCCTGGGAATCCTCGAGGGGCTGGGAGTTCCCTGTGTGGATACCGATGCAGTTGCTCGAAGCTGCACCGCACCCGGATCCGACGGTCTCGCGGCCGTTGTGGCGGCGTTTGGGAGGGGGGTGCTTGATGAATCCGGGTCGCTGCGGCGGTCGCGGCTTGCGGAGATCGTATTTGGCGACGCCGGGGCCCGGGAGCGGTTGGAGGCGATCCTGCACCCGAGGATCGGGGCCGTCTGGCGTTCCCAGGTGGCAACGTGGCGGCGCGATGGATGTTCCCGGGCCGCGGTGATCATCCCATTGCTTTTTGAGAAGGGATACGAGGCGGAGTTTTCCAGTGTCGTCTGCCTCGCCTGCACCGGGACGTCGCAACAGCGGCGACTGGAGCAACGCGGCTGGACCCCGCCGCAGATCGCGTCACGCAATGCGGCCCAATGGCCCGTGGTGGAGAAGATGAAGCGGGCCCGGTTCGTCGTCTGGACCGAGGGGTCCCTCGACTGCCACCGAAAACAGTGGGAACGGATTCTCGACCGCGACGCGGCCTCGATCAGCGGCTTCCCGGCTTGA